A section of the Mesobacillus jeotgali genome encodes:
- a CDS encoding tetratricopeptide repeat protein — MGIFSLIKPLTKYEDYVYRAGTYESWFLKKKAIQVMRLATEQNFSKEEISSGLIYLGLLYSSSKEYREASDCFNKALELVKNQNFNYSGNFKKIIQTFIKNGEHQKAEYWLAHLLQRQNYDENFKKMAALSKKFTQ; from the coding sequence ATGGGAATCTTCTCTCTAATAAAGCCATTAACTAAGTATGAGGATTATGTGTATAGAGCTGGAACATATGAAAGCTGGTTTTTAAAGAAAAAAGCTATACAAGTGATGAGGCTTGCCACAGAGCAAAATTTTAGCAAGGAAGAAATATCAAGTGGTCTAATTTATCTGGGGCTTTTATATTCCTCGTCTAAAGAATATCGAGAGGCATCAGACTGTTTTAATAAAGCTTTAGAATTAGTGAAAAACCAAAACTTTAATTACAGCGGAAACTTTAAGAAGATAATTCAAACCTTTATCAAAAATGGAGAACATCAAAAGGCAGAATATTGGCTGGCTCATCTGCTTCAACGCCAAAATTATGATGAAAATTTCAAAAAGATGGCTGCACTCTCAAAAAAGTTCACCCAGTAA
- a CDS encoding DinB family protein, translating to MQLLIEEYSRGYEMLRESIKGLSEEEIRFKPGKDKWSIHQVIIHITDSELVSTYRLKKVLSEPEPLLTSTDQDAWANSLNYEQLDREQYFLLFKLLRTSMLPILLNLTTEQLERGGVYADAGRFTFKELLEYRIQHIRGHLNQIEKLKKSFGSAMSKDYFNPK from the coding sequence ATGCAATTATTGATTGAAGAGTACAGTCGAGGCTATGAAATGTTAAGGGAATCCATTAAAGGATTATCTGAGGAAGAGATTAGGTTCAAACCAGGAAAGGATAAATGGAGTATACATCAGGTAATTATACATATTACAGATTCTGAATTGGTGTCTACTTATAGACTTAAAAAAGTTTTGTCCGAACCTGAACCACTTTTAACCTCGACTGATCAGGATGCCTGGGCAAATTCATTGAATTATGAGCAATTGGATCGTGAGCAATACTTCCTCCTTTTTAAATTACTTCGCACCAGTATGCTTCCTATTCTCCTAAATTTAACAACAGAACAACTTGAGAGAGGTGGAGTGTATGCAGATGCTGGACGATTCACATTCAAAGAATTATTGGAATACCGTATCCAACATATACGAGGACACCTTAACCAAATTGAAAAACTGAAAAAGTCTTTCGGGAGTGCAATGTCAAAAGATTATTTTAACCCTAAATAG